The Urbifossiella limnaea nucleotide sequence CGCTGGCGCTGACGAGCCGGGACTAGTTCGCCCGGAGCGGGACGTTCCTCCGGGGGCTAGCCGCGGCCGGGCTGCTCGGCCGCGACGGCGGCGCGTACCCGGGGCCGCACAACCCCGCCCGGGCGCGGCGGGTGATCTACCTGTTCCAGTCCGGCGGCCCGAGCCAGACGGACCTGTTCGACCCGAAGCCGAAGCTGGCCGAGATGCACGGCCGCGAGATCCCGCCGTCGGTCCGCGGCGACCAGCGGACCACGGCGATGACGCGCGACCAGCCGGGCTTTCCGCTAGCCGGCAGCCCGTTCGCGTTCCGCCGGCACGGCCGCGGCGGCATCGAGCTGTCCGAGCTGATCCCGCACACGGCCGGCGTGGTGGACGACCTCACGCTGATCCGCCCGCCCGGCGCTCCCGGAGTGCAAGGTTTCGCCGGACGTCCGACCCGGGGCACTAGCCCGGCAGGCCGCTCGCCTTCAGCAGCGTGTCCTGCACCGCGAGGTCGTGGGCCGGCGGGAAGTCGGTCGGCTTCTCGCCGCGGATCACCCGGGCCATGTCGGCCGCGTCGGCGACGTACCGGGTGTACCGCGGGAACGTCACCGCCTGCGTCCCCTTCCTGTACCCGTCCCGGTCGCGGGACAGCGCCACCCGTGCGGCCGGGTTGTCGAGCGGCTGGACGTGGAACGTCCCCGCGGTGCCGCACACCACGAGGTGGCGCCGGTCGCCGCCCTCGACCTCCAGCGCGGTCGACCGCACCGTCGCCGTCGCCCGCGGGTACGACAGTACCGCCAGCGTGTTGTCGAGCAGGCCGTCGGCCCCCGTGCGCGTGTTGAACGGCGCCACCGCCGCCGGCTTGCCGAGCACGCCGACGACGAGGTCGAGTACGTGGCAGCCGAGCTCGAACATCATGCCGCCGGGGTACGCGGCCAGCTCGCGGCGCCCGGCCGGGTCCACGACCTTGCTCATCACCGCGTGCACCTCGAACACGTCGCCGAGCCAGCCCTTCCGCAGGAAGTCGCGGAGCAGCACGACCGCCGGGTTGTAGCGGTACATGTAGCCCAGCTGCACGAGCAACTTCTTCTGTCGGGCGACGGCGAGGACGCGGGCGAGGTGGGCGAGCGACTCGCCGGCCGGCTTGTCGATGTGGACGTGCATTCCCGCCGCGACGCAGGCCTCGGCGTGGCCGAGCAGGTCGCGGACGCGGGTCTCGACGAGCACGGCTTGCAGCCCCGCCGTGCCGAGCAGCTGGTCGCGGGTCAGCCAGCGGAGCCCGCGGTACGCCGGCTGGTCCGCGGCCCGCGTCCGGAGTTCCTCGTCCGGCTCGACGACGCCGACCACCTCGTAGTCCGGCGACGCCCGGTAGGCGGCGAGCTTGGTGGCGTGGGCGTGGCCGACGCCGATCTGGCCGACCTTGATCCGCGGCGGGGCGGGCTGGCCGGCGGCGCGGCCGGCGACGAGCGCGGCCCCGGCGGCGACGACGGTACGGCGGGTGACGGTGCGGGTCATGGCGGGCCTCTCGGTACGCGGACGCCACCCGGCTTCATTCCCGGGATGCCGTCCTCCCAACCCGTGCGAACCCGGTCGAGCACGAAGCCGATCGGTTCGCCGCGGATCATGCTACTGTCGAAACTCGAAGCCCCATCGTCCGCCGACCGGCCAGCCAGCCGGCGTCATGGACCTTCACGCGGGTGCCCGGCTGTAGCTCCTTAACTTATGGGGGTGGGTGTCGGCGATGGAAGGGTCGAGCACGGGGGCGTCATCCCCCGCGGGCGACGCGACGGTTGGGGACGCGCCGGCGAGGGGGTCCACGAACGGGATAGGCTTCGAGGCACACTCGGTAGAATCCCACGGGGCGCGGGAGACCCACTCCCCGCCGACCGATCAGCGGGCGGAGTCGCTCGACGGGTGCGTGCCGGAGGTCGGGACGGGGTTGCGGGGACGGGCCACGGCAGCGCCACCGGGTGCTTCCGGTCCGCGGACCGAATCGAACTGTACTCCGGGGCCGGAGCCAGACCGATTTTCGTGGCCGTTGATCCAAGAATTCCGGCGCTATTCGCAGTGGGTCGGGCGGGAGTCGAACCCACAACCACCCGCTTAAAAGGAAGACTGCAATTGCCCCCGAAAACGCTCCGAACGCCTGCGTTTTCCAGGACTTTGATACTACCTACACGTCTTGCACGGTGCCAGAACCGTTGCGTGGATTTCCTAGGATTTCTGGATGCTCCACGGCATTCCGCGGAATGCCGTGGTACCTTTCTGGCCTCAGTGGCAGGCTGTCCTCTCCACCACAATTTTGCCGGTTACTGGTCGGAGTGAAGACAGGGAACGCGTTCGTCGGCGCCACGCGGCCGCATCACAGTATTCCCACACCACCCCTCTGTTCCAGTCACCGGGACAACCGGGACAGGTGTAGTGTGTCATGCGAACGAGAGCGGAACTCTTGTCCCGGTTCGCGCCAATCCGGAAAGCAACCCGGCACGCGAAACCGGGACGACAAGATTCCGGCGGGCTGACCTCCGCCGGGTAGCCGTCTTCTCAGCGATCGGCCTGGGTCCAGTTGTGCGAGGCACTCGTGCGTTTCGACGAGGCAGTCGCGGATGATCTCGTTCACGGTGCGATTCATTCGCACGCCCCGTGGGTGCCCGCCCGGTCGTGGTCAGAAGAACAGCGCGTACCGGACGCCGAAGATGTGGGCGACCGTCGACGGGGCGCCGACCGGGTACGGGATCCCGGCGGTGTAGTTCAGCATCACCCGGGTGTAGCTGTTCAGGTACCAGTTCGCCCCCGTGGTGAACTCGTAGAGGCGGGTGGCAGCCGGGAACCCGTTGGCGTCGGGGGGGAGGTTCGGGGAGGTGAAGTCGAGGTACGCGAACCGCGCGACCAACTCCACAGCACCCCACCCGCCGCGCGGGTCGGTCCGCGACCGGATCAGCGGCCGCCGGACCCCCACCTGGTCGAACGAGCCGCGGGTCCGGTTGTAGCCCCGATGTTCGCCGGTCGTGAAGTAGCTTACCGCGAGGTAGCTCCCGTGCACGAACACCGACCCCGCGTCCGTCTGCTGCACCCCGGCCGCCGACCACTCGGCCTGCGCCGAGAACGACCCCCACACGCCGGCGGCCTGGAGGTTGTACAGCTGGTACCCATTCGCCGGGATGTCCACGGGGGCGAGGAACGGCGACCCCGGGTTGTCGTCCACCGACAGGAGGTTCGACCCGGTCCGCGGGGTGAAGTTGATGACCCCGTTCGGCGGCACCCGCTGTGAGAACGCGCCGCCCAGGTGGACCAGCCGGAAAGCGTCCTCGTCCGGTTCGTACACGGGGAGGCCGGTCAGCCGCGTGGTGACCGCCCAGTTGCCGTCGTCGCCGAGGCTCTGCCCGTTGCTCGGGGTGCCGTCCCGGAAGGCGCCGACCGAGAACAGCACCCGCTCGTCGTCCGGCCACCAGAAGCCGCACACGCCCCAGTTCCGCGCGGGGGCGAGGACGTTCTGCGGGGCGCGCTCCAGGAACGTGATGAAGTTCGAGCTGGTCATCCCTTCGAGGCTGTACGGCTCGCGGAAGTGCCCGATGCGGACCTGGCGCACCCCCGGGATCGCGTCCAGCCCCACGAACACGTCGCGCAGGCGGACGTTTCCCCCGGCCAACTCGACCTCCGAGACCCAGCTCGTGGAGTCGCCGACGGTCCCCTGCGCCCCGAGCCGGACGCGGCGGAAGCCGTAGCCGTTCATCAGGTCGCCGAGCGTCGCCTTGCTCTGCTCCGACTGCGACGCGAGGACCGCGTCGGCCTCGACCCGGCCCCGCATCTGGATCGTCGGCTTGAGGTCGAGCAGCCCGGCGAGTCGGTCCGCCGCCGGCGGGTCTTCGGCCTCGGGCGGTCTCGCGGCGACGGGGCTCGCGGGCGGCTCGGGCGGTGGCTCCGCGCGAACCGTCCCAACCCCGGTCAGGACGGCGAGCAGTGCGTGCAGCGCCGCACGGGTCATGGGGCCCTCGCGGGATCAGCGGGTCGGCACCGACCCCGGGGAATAACCCGGTCCGACCGGGCGGTCAACGCCTGGTCGCGTCACGGCGCCGCCACGACCGCCTCGCCGGCCGGCGGGCAGGCCGCGGCCCCGCCCCACGCGCCGCCGAACTTGATCTGGAGGTTGAACAGCAGGGAGTGGCTCGACGCCTCGAGGCCGACGTTCGTGTTCGGGATCCGGTCGACCACGCCGTTGATTTCGTTCTGGAACCCGTAGGCGTAGCCGACGGACAGCGCCATCGCCTCGGTCAGGTTCATGGTCGTCCCGACGCTGATCGTGTGCTGGATGATCGCCGGCGACTGGAGGTTGAACAGGGCGCGGGTGTTCTCGAGCGGGTTCGTGTTGTACTGGTACCCGGCGCGGACGGCGACGCGGTCGGTGAGCTGGTAGTTGCCGCCGACGGCCGCGGCGAAGGCGCTCTCCCACCCCAGTCCGCCCTCGCTGGTCGGGGTGCCGAACAGGTCCGTGTTCGCGTAGTCGAAGTACCGCATGTCCACCCCCAGCGTCAGCCGGTCGATCCCCCGCCACGCCACGCCCCACGAGTAGATCGCCGGCAGGCTCGCCTTGAGCGACAGCGTCTGCGCGTTCCCGAGGTTGTCGCGGGTGTTGAACTTCCACGTCTCCAGCCACTGCGGGCTGGTGTACCCGAAGCCGACGTCGAGGGCGTCGGTGACCGAGTAGACCAGACCCGCCCGGACGCCGCCGCCCCAGAACGGCCGGGAGTCCGTCGCCGCCAGGAACGTGTTCGGCTGCCCGGGGATCTGGTTCGGCGGGGCGAAGTAGGCCGGGTCGAACGACACGAACGTGATGTCCACCGTCGGGCCGACGCCGACGACCAGCCGGTCGGTGACCTGGTACGACACGGTCGGGGTGAGCTGCAGCAGTTGCATGTTCGCGAACGTCGGGCCGAGGACGACCTGGCCGAACGGGCCGGTCGGCGAGAGGATCGGGTTGTTCGCGTCCCCGGGGAAGTTGACCCCGCCGCCGCCGAGGGCGATGAGCCCGGTCCCGAA carries:
- a CDS encoding Gfo/Idh/MocA family protein, which encodes MTRTVTRRTVVAAGAALVAGRAAGQPAPPRIKVGQIGVGHAHATKLAAYRASPDYEVVGVVEPDEELRTRAADQPAYRGLRWLTRDQLLGTAGLQAVLVETRVRDLLGHAEACVAAGMHVHIDKPAGESLAHLARVLAVARQKKLLVQLGYMYRYNPAVVLLRDFLRKGWLGDVFEVHAVMSKVVDPAGRRELAAYPGGMMFELGCHVLDLVVGVLGKPAAVAPFNTRTGADGLLDNTLAVLSYPRATATVRSTALEVEGGDRRHLVVCGTAGTFHVQPLDNPAARVALSRDRDGYRKGTQAVTFPRYTRYVADAADMARVIRGEKPTDFPPAHDLAVQDTLLKASGLPG
- a CDS encoding OprO/OprP family phosphate-selective porin, translated to MTRAALHALLAVLTGVGTVRAEPPPEPPASPVAARPPEAEDPPAADRLAGLLDLKPTIQMRGRVEADAVLASQSEQSKATLGDLMNGYGFRRVRLGAQGTVGDSTSWVSEVELAGGNVRLRDVFVGLDAIPGVRQVRIGHFREPYSLEGMTSSNFITFLERAPQNVLAPARNWGVCGFWWPDDERVLFSVGAFRDGTPSNGQSLGDDGNWAVTTRLTGLPVYEPDEDAFRLVHLGGAFSQRVPPNGVINFTPRTGSNLLSVDDNPGSPFLAPVDIPANGYQLYNLQAAGVWGSFSAQAEWSAAGVQQTDAGSVFVHGSYLAVSYFTTGEHRGYNRTRGSFDQVGVRRPLIRSRTDPRGGWGAVELVARFAYLDFTSPNLPPDANGFPAATRLYEFTTGANWYLNSYTRVMLNYTAGIPYPVGAPSTVAHIFGVRYALFF
- a CDS encoding OmpP1/FadL family transporter; the protein is MTRTCRLGLGVAVLLAAAPATANAQPGVYLPGAGATHAGMAGVSTATPIDAIGALYWNPAAIGRLGRNEASIGGAFVYPEIYVSSSRPAPLQGTVLSGRTRSDNGFPLIPTLGVVSKLDEESPLTFGTGLIALGGGGVNFPGDANNPILSPTGPFGQVVLGPTFANMQLLQLTPTVSYQVTDRLVVGVGPTVDITFVSFDPAYFAPPNQIPGQPNTFLAATDSRPFWGGGVRAGLVYSVTDALDVGFGYTSPQWLETWKFNTRDNLGNAQTLSLKASLPAIYSWGVAWRGIDRLTLGVDMRYFDYANTDLFGTPTSEGGLGWESAFAAAVGGNYQLTDRVAVRAGYQYNTNPLENTRALFNLQSPAIIQHTISVGTTMNLTEAMALSVGYAYGFQNEINGVVDRIPNTNVGLEASSHSLLFNLQIKFGGAWGGAAACPPAGEAVVAAP